From the genome of bacterium, one region includes:
- the gmd gene encoding GDP-mannose 4,6-dehydratase, with the protein MARRALITGITGQDSAYLSRFLLEKGYEVHGAYRRGSSINLWRLNELGVARDVKLVPFELLEFSNILRTLELVRPDEIYNLAAQSFVTSSFDQPLFTGDVNALGAVRVLEAIRVVNPAIHFYQASTSEMFGKALETPQTERTPFYPRSPYAAAKLYAHAMAVNYREAHGIHASSGILFNHESPLRGLEFVTRKITSGLARIRHGQQERIDLGNLDATRDWGFAGDYVEGMWRMLQQPESGTYVLATGQAHSVREFAARAAEAAGFKLVWKEIDGRTCGVDSPSGRTIVSVSSEYYRPSEVEALIGDATKARSTLGWSPKVAFPGLVEMMVRADMDRAGKGTLDFWA; encoded by the coding sequence ATGGCCAGACGCGCGCTGATTACCGGTATCACCGGGCAGGATTCGGCTTACCTCTCTCGGTTCTTGCTTGAAAAGGGCTACGAAGTGCACGGGGCCTACCGGCGAGGATCGTCCATCAACCTGTGGCGGCTCAACGAGTTGGGCGTCGCGCGGGACGTCAAACTTGTACCCTTCGAGCTCCTGGAGTTCAGCAACATACTGCGCACCCTGGAACTCGTCAGACCGGACGAGATATACAATCTCGCGGCTCAAAGTTTTGTGACCTCGTCATTTGACCAGCCGCTTTTCACCGGCGACGTCAATGCGTTGGGCGCCGTGCGAGTCTTGGAGGCCATCCGTGTCGTGAACCCGGCCATCCATTTTTATCAGGCGTCCACCTCCGAGATGTTCGGGAAAGCGCTGGAAACGCCGCAGACCGAGCGAACGCCATTTTATCCGCGCAGCCCTTATGCCGCGGCCAAGCTGTACGCTCACGCGATGGCCGTCAATTATCGGGAGGCACACGGCATCCATGCCTCATCCGGCATTTTGTTCAATCACGAGTCACCCCTGCGCGGGTTGGAGTTCGTCACGCGGAAGATCACGTCCGGTCTGGCCCGGATCCGTCACGGGCAGCAAGAACGAATTGACCTGGGGAATCTGGACGCGACGCGGGACTGGGGATTCGCCGGCGACTATGTCGAGGGCATGTGGCGGATGTTACAACAGCCCGAGTCCGGTACGTATGTATTGGCCACCGGGCAGGCGCACTCCGTGCGTGAGTTCGCCGCCCGAGCCGCCGAGGCGGCGGGGTTCAAGCTGGTTTGGAAAGAAATCGACGGACGGACGTGCGGGGTTGATTCTCCGAGCGGCCGCACGATCGTCAGCGTAAGTTCGGAATACTATCGCCCGTCAGAAGTCGAGGCCCTGATCGGCGATGCGACGAAGGCCCGTTCCACCTTGGGGTGGAGTCCAAAGGTCGCGTTCCCGGGTCTTGTCGAAATGATGGTTCGTGCCGACATGGATCGGGCCGGCAAGGGGACTCTGGACTTCTGGGCCTGA
- a CDS encoding IreB family regulatory phosphoprotein, whose product MGEHEKTGVFQVGAHHMRDVGEVLRYVFDALRERGYNPTDQIVGYLVSGDPTYITSHRDARTLIRQIDRGRLLEELVLSYVETKLGGKTAGQR is encoded by the coding sequence ATGGGGGAACATGAAAAGACGGGGGTCTTCCAGGTCGGCGCCCATCATATGCGGGACGTGGGGGAAGTTCTGCGCTACGTCTTCGACGCGCTGCGGGAGCGGGGGTACAACCCGACCGACCAGATTGTCGGGTACCTGGTGTCTGGCGATCCCACCTATATTACCAGCCACCGGGATGCCCGCACGCTGATCCGGCAGATCGATCGGGGCCGCTTGCTGGAAGAGCTGGTCCTGAGTTACGTGGAGACCAAACTGGGGGGGAAGACCGCTGGCCAGCGTTGA
- a CDS encoding ABC transporter substrate-binding protein, with the protein MKVRGRWVALGLALVVGIALMPGAVGAQSSVTLVFNYPVGVAGPLNQLMTAMVNDFNDGHPAIKVVPAFAGNYVQATAAVIASTLGGRAPALFVLDTPEVFSLLDQHAIIPLDSLVAENSDKAWMHDFYDKLLLNNVINGHVYSIPWQRSTPIMFYNTDLFRQAGLDPNRPPTTWAQLVTDAQKLTVRDASGRVTQWGVEAPVVDTSPWVFQGFLIEAGANYFDTTAGKWVKYNSPQAVRALQFILDLQNKYKVAPPGPSGKPFWDQVPQDFIQRRTAIIYTTTGGMTFIRKNAKFAWNAAFMPADIQYGAPTGGGSFYISGKVPPDQVKAAWAFIQWMTEPAQAARWSIGTGYVPIRKSELRVPMFADYLKQVPQALVATRQLAVAGEQMTIHDQDEVQQFLVTAVQAAQSGRLSVQAALDQAQSQADAALQKYR; encoded by the coding sequence ATGAAGGTGCGCGGGCGGTGGGTGGCGCTCGGCCTGGCGCTCGTCGTCGGGATCGCTCTCATGCCCGGAGCGGTCGGGGCACAGTCCTCGGTCACACTCGTCTTCAACTATCCGGTCGGGGTCGCCGGTCCTCTCAATCAATTGATGACGGCGATGGTCAACGACTTCAATGACGGGCACCCGGCGATCAAGGTCGTGCCCGCATTCGCGGGCAACTACGTGCAGGCCACCGCCGCGGTCATCGCTTCGACCCTCGGCGGACGCGCGCCGGCGTTGTTTGTGCTGGACACGCCGGAGGTCTTCTCCCTCCTCGACCAGCACGCCATCATCCCGCTCGACAGTCTCGTCGCGGAGAACTCGGACAAGGCGTGGATGCATGACTTCTACGACAAGCTGCTGCTCAACAACGTGATCAACGGACACGTCTACAGCATTCCGTGGCAACGCAGCACGCCGATCATGTTCTATAACACAGACCTGTTTCGCCAGGCCGGGCTCGATCCCAACCGGCCGCCGACGACCTGGGCGCAGCTCGTCACAGACGCCCAGAAGCTGACGGTCCGCGACGCGAGCGGCCGCGTCACGCAGTGGGGGGTCGAAGCACCCGTCGTGGACACCTCGCCGTGGGTCTTCCAGGGCTTCCTCATCGAGGCCGGCGCCAATTATTTCGACACCACGGCGGGGAAGTGGGTGAAGTACAACTCGCCGCAGGCGGTTCGCGCGCTGCAATTCATCCTGGACCTGCAGAACAAGTACAAAGTCGCTCCGCCCGGCCCCTCGGGGAAGCCGTTCTGGGACCAGGTACCGCAGGACTTTATTCAGCGGCGGACGGCGATCATCTACACGACCACGGGCGGCATGACGTTCATCCGCAAGAATGCGAAGTTCGCATGGAACGCCGCGTTCATGCCCGCGGACATCCAGTACGGGGCGCCCACCGGCGGGGGCAGCTTCTACATCTCCGGGAAGGTGCCGCCGGATCAGGTGAAGGCCGCGTGGGCGTTCATCCAGTGGATGACCGAGCCGGCACAGGCGGCGCGCTGGAGCATCGGAACCGGGTACGTTCCGATCCGGAAATCCGAGCTCAGGGTGCCGATGTTCGCCGACTATCTCAAGCAGGTACCGCAGGCCCTCGTGGCGACCCGGCAGCTCGCGGTCGCCGGCGAGCAGATGACCATCCACGACCAGGACGAAGTGCAGCAGTTCCTGGTCACCGCCGTCCAGGCCGCCCAGTCGGGACGGCTCAGCGTCCAGGCGGCGCTGGACCAGGCGCAGAGCCAGGCGGATGCCGCCCTCCAGAAGTACCGGTGA
- the murA gene encoding UDP-N-acetylglucosamine 1-carboxyvinyltransferase has translation MEGGRPLRGRLRVAGAKNSSLAVIAAAATAADRSTIENVPRCRDVFTLLGILRALGMRVEFTRSGRLEVDAREITTHVAPYDLCRQMRASYYAAGVLLARLGRAEVPLPGGDDFGTRPVDFHMRGFETLGARVVTEHGYLKAEARRLAPATFYVPRSSVGTTINLMLAASRTRGTTVLQNAAREPEVVDTAVFLSLLGARVRGAGTSTVTIEGTPDLRGATHAIIPDRIEAGTYLIAAAATHGDIVVEGLISEHVTALLTKLAEAGVIVDSDPLGARVRVERELRPIEIDTAPYPGFATDYHPQCAAMLATVPGQSAIRETVFDNRFQYTAELRRMGAELRVDGDTAIITGVPQLTGAAVEAVDIRAGAAVVIAALTATGTTEITNIEHLDRGYESLEEKLRSLGAAVQRVRL, from the coding sequence ATCGAGGGCGGCCGGCCGCTGCGCGGACGCCTGCGCGTTGCCGGCGCGAAGAACAGCTCCCTCGCGGTCATCGCGGCCGCGGCCACGGCGGCGGACCGCTCCACGATCGAAAATGTCCCCCGCTGCCGTGATGTTTTCACCCTCCTCGGTATTCTGCGCGCGCTCGGGATGCGGGTGGAGTTTACGCGCTCCGGGCGGCTCGAGGTGGACGCGCGAGAGATCACCACCCACGTGGCGCCGTACGATCTGTGCCGGCAGATGCGGGCATCGTACTACGCGGCCGGCGTGCTGCTGGCGCGGCTCGGACGGGCGGAAGTCCCGCTGCCGGGCGGCGACGATTTTGGCACCCGGCCGGTGGACTTTCACATGCGCGGGTTCGAGACGCTCGGTGCGCGGGTGGTCACCGAACACGGGTATCTCAAGGCCGAGGCCCGCCGGCTCGCCCCCGCGACGTTCTACGTGCCGCGGAGCAGCGTTGGCACCACGATCAACTTGATGCTTGCGGCGTCCCGCACGCGCGGCACCACGGTCTTACAGAACGCGGCGCGCGAGCCCGAGGTCGTCGACACGGCGGTGTTCCTGTCGCTGCTCGGCGCGCGGGTGCGCGGGGCCGGCACCAGCACCGTGACGATCGAGGGCACCCCGGATCTGCGCGGCGCGACCCACGCGATCATTCCCGACCGCATCGAGGCGGGAACGTACCTGATCGCCGCCGCGGCGACCCACGGGGACATCGTGGTGGAGGGGTTGATTTCGGAGCACGTCACGGCGCTGCTGACGAAGCTGGCGGAGGCCGGCGTGATCGTCGACTCGGATCCCCTCGGCGCCCGGGTGCGCGTGGAGCGCGAGCTGCGCCCGATCGAGATCGACACCGCGCCGTATCCCGGGTTCGCGACGGACTATCATCCGCAGTGCGCCGCGATGCTCGCGACCGTCCCGGGGCAGAGCGCGATCCGCGAGACGGTCTTCGACAACCGGTTCCAATACACGGCGGAGTTGCGCCGAATGGGGGCCGAGCTGCGCGTCGACGGGGACACGGCCATCATTACCGGCGTGCCGCAGCTGACCGGCGCGGCCGTCGAGGCGGTCGACATCCGGGCCGGCGCCGCGGTCGTCATCGCCGCGCTCACCGCGACGGGGACCACCGAGATCACGAACATCGAACACCTGGATCGCGGCTACGAGAGCCTGGAAGAGAAGCTGCGCAGCCTCGGCGCCGCCGTCCAGCGGGTGCGGCTCTGA
- a CDS encoding aquaporin yields the protein MLAVGPVSGAHLNPTVTFADGLLGGIGLRDGLAYGLAQIGGAVAGAVCRQPDVWTARRGDFGEGPRGPSESARTSAARTGLRRRPASRTRR from the coding sequence ATCCTCGCCGTCGGTCCGGTCTCGGGGGCGCACCTCAACCCGACTGTGACGTTCGCCGACGGCCTTCTGGGCGGAATCGGCCTGCGCGACGGGCTGGCCTACGGGCTCGCCCAGATCGGCGGTGCCGTCGCCGGTGCGGTTTGTCGCCAGCCTGATGTTTGGACTGCGCGCCGTGGAGATTTCGGCGAAGGTCCGCGGGGGCCTTCGGAGTCGGCGCGTACATCGGCGGCGCGTACTGGCTTACGTCGTCGACCAG
- a CDS encoding glycosyltransferase: MLPAYNEALNLPSLLKRIAAAGGTSPAPRVLVIDDGSSDDTSAVARAAAGRLVVDVVRHDHNRGLAAAVKTGIREVCRRAADDDTVVIMDADDSHPPELVPVMVRQLDLGCQIVIASRFAPGGREVGVPWHRRFLSRAASLIFRGIWRIRGIRDYTTGFRAYRANVLKRLWALHDERLIETTGFSVMTEILVKARPLRPRIAEVPLVLRYDLKRGSSKMRFMATIRDYARLIRRTSFRM, encoded by the coding sequence GTGCTTCCCGCGTACAATGAAGCCTTGAATCTCCCCTCGCTTCTCAAGCGTATCGCCGCGGCAGGGGGGACCTCGCCGGCCCCCCGGGTGCTCGTGATCGATGACGGCAGCAGCGACGACACGTCGGCCGTGGCCAGAGCGGCGGCGGGTCGCTTGGTTGTGGACGTCGTTCGGCACGATCACAATCGTGGATTGGCCGCCGCAGTGAAGACCGGCATTCGGGAAGTGTGCCGGCGGGCCGCGGATGATGATACGGTCGTGATCATGGACGCGGACGATTCGCACCCACCCGAGCTTGTGCCCGTGATGGTCCGCCAACTCGACCTCGGGTGTCAGATTGTGATCGCGTCACGGTTCGCGCCGGGCGGCAGGGAAGTCGGGGTGCCGTGGCACCGGCGGTTCTTGAGCCGCGCAGCCAGCCTGATCTTCCGAGGGATCTGGCGGATCCGGGGCATCCGCGACTACACCACCGGGTTTCGAGCCTACCGCGCGAACGTGCTGAAGAGGTTGTGGGCGCTTCATGACGAGCGTCTCATCGAGACGACGGGATTTTCGGTCATGACGGAGATTTTGGTCAAGGCCCGGCCTCTGCGGCCGCGCATCGCGGAAGTGCCGTTGGTGCTCCGGTACGATCTCAAGAGGGGTTCCAGCAAGATGCGGTTCATGGCGACGATACGGGACTATGCCCGGCTCATCAGAAGAACGTCCTTCCGAATGTGA
- the ubiE gene encoding bifunctional demethylmenaquinone methyltransferase/2-methoxy-6-polyprenyl-1,4-benzoquinol methylase UbiE encodes MPIDSPDLSGASVGRGGVSPEEKVRYVRRMFGAIAPRYDLANTLISAGLHRVWKRIAAALADPPPGGRAIDVCCGTGDLTLLLARRVGPRGRVVGVDFTLEMLRIARRRAAAAGLDGICRFVLGDAQALPAAAGRFDAATVGFGIRNVGRPETALRELHRVLTPGGRLAVLEFSRPRNPAIRRLYDFYSFTLMPWVGRLASRHPDAYLYLPTSVRAWPDQEAFRALLQHAGFEGVQYRNFGSGVTAVHLAIRPAASAAVSGVTHGGT; translated from the coding sequence GTGCCCATCGATTCGCCGGACCTGTCCGGCGCCAGCGTTGGCCGCGGGGGCGTGTCCCCCGAGGAGAAGGTACGCTACGTGCGCCGGATGTTCGGGGCGATCGCCCCCCGCTACGACCTCGCCAATACGCTCATCAGCGCCGGTCTCCACCGGGTGTGGAAGCGCATCGCGGCGGCGCTCGCGGACCCCCCGCCGGGAGGCCGGGCGATCGATGTGTGCTGCGGCACGGGCGATCTCACCCTGTTGCTGGCGCGACGGGTGGGACCGCGCGGTCGGGTGGTGGGGGTTGACTTCACCCTGGAGATGCTGCGGATCGCCCGCCGGCGCGCCGCGGCCGCCGGCCTCGACGGTATCTGCCGGTTCGTGCTTGGGGACGCCCAGGCCCTCCCGGCCGCGGCCGGCCGCTTCGACGCCGCGACGGTCGGTTTCGGCATCCGGAACGTCGGCCGGCCCGAGACCGCCTTGCGGGAGTTGCACCGGGTGCTGACTCCCGGAGGCCGCCTCGCGGTCCTCGAGTTCAGCCGGCCCCGCAACCCCGCGATCCGCCGGCTGTACGACTTCTACTCGTTTACCCTCATGCCGTGGGTGGGACGGCTGGCGTCCCGCCATCCCGACGCGTACCTGTATCTCCCCACGTCGGTCCGGGCGTGGCCCGATCAGGAAGCCTTCCGCGCTCTGCTGCAGCACGCGGGCTTCGAGGGCGTCCAGTACCGGAATTTCGGCTCAGGCGTTACGGCGGTCCATCTCGCCATCCGGCCGGCCGCCTCGGCGGCGGTCTCAGGGGTGACGCATGGGGGAACATGA